A stretch of the Flavobacterium sp. 9R genome encodes the following:
- a CDS encoding EamA family transporter has protein sequence MFFLILSIVCSVTVGVLFKWFRNHPAFNSKAIIATNYAIALLLCYFCFPPEFSTLVEQAPWPLYLALGLLLPSVFLLLSQSIQHIGIVKTDAAQRLSLFIPLLASWLLFGEQFSTLKVLAFGVGFPALLLILSKPTANSNSNWGYPAMVLLGFGVIDILFKQIALQTQLPFTTSLLVIFALALVIMSGVVGYEIFIQRQKISGINALWGIAVGVFNFGNIYFYLKAHQAFSENPSTVFAGMNMGVIVLGSLIGVLVFKEKLSKKNYLGVLLSLLAIILLTYAQLKA, from the coding sequence ATGTTCTTTTTAATTCTAAGTATCGTTTGTAGTGTTACCGTGGGCGTACTTTTCAAGTGGTTCAGAAACCACCCAGCGTTTAACAGTAAAGCCATCATTGCGACCAATTATGCGATTGCCTTGTTGCTGTGTTACTTTTGTTTTCCGCCTGAATTTAGTACGCTAGTTGAGCAAGCGCCTTGGCCTTTGTATCTCGCTCTCGGACTCTTGTTGCCGAGTGTTTTTTTATTGCTTTCACAATCCATTCAGCATATAGGTATTGTCAAAACCGATGCAGCTCAGCGCCTATCGTTGTTTATTCCGCTACTTGCTTCTTGGTTGCTTTTTGGGGAGCAATTCAGCACACTCAAAGTATTGGCTTTCGGGGTAGGATTTCCAGCCTTGCTGCTTATTTTATCTAAGCCTACCGCCAATAGCAATTCCAATTGGGGCTATCCTGCTATGGTGTTGCTGGGTTTTGGAGTCATCGATATTTTGTTCAAACAAATCGCCTTGCAAACCCAACTGCCTTTTACCACCTCACTTTTGGTCATTTTTGCGCTGGCTTTGGTGATTATGAGTGGAGTAGTGGGCTACGAAATTTTTATCCAACGCCAAAAAATCTCGGGTATCAATGCCCTTTGGGGAATAGCAGTAGGCGTTTTCAATTTTGGAAACATCTATTTTTACCTCAAGGCGCACCAAGCTTTTTCCGAAAATCCATCTACTGTTTTTGCAGGTATGAATATGGGCGTCATCGTGTTGGGCAGTCTCATTGGCGTATTGGTTTTTAAAGAAAAACTTTCCAAGAAGAACTATTTGGGTGTTTTATTGTCCTTATTAGCCATTATCCTCCTCACGTATGCACAATTGAAGGCATAA